The window TGGTTCAACAACGTCTCAGTCGGCGATATTCATACGATTCCTGTCTCGCACGGTGAAGGAAGGTTTGTCGCCGACAAGGAAGTCATCGCGAGGATGCGCATACGCGGGCAAATCGCGGCGCAGTATGTCGACGATGCAGGCGAGCCGACGATGGAATCGCCGTTCAATCCGAACGGTTCGATGGAAGCGATCGAGGCGATCACAAGCCCCAATGGCCGCATCCTCGGCAAGATGGGGCACTCTGAGCGCGTTGGCGACAATATCTCGAAGAACGTTCCGGGCAACAAGGATCAGGGACTCTTCGACGCAGGTGTGCGTTTCTTCCGCTGAGATGGTGTCGAAGCAAAGGTAATAAGGAAGATGAGACTGCCGCATGAGTTATTTTTGCTTGTGCGGCAGTTTTGATAGGAGGAAATACATGAAGCATTTCAGTATGCAGGAAAGCCGCATCGTCATCAGCGAGGTCATGATGCCGAGCCAGGCGAACCCCAACGGCAACGTCCACGGCGGCGAGATCATGAAGCTCATGGATTCGGCGGCTTACGCGGCGGCGCGGCGCTATGCGCGCTCGAACGTCGTGACGGCGCGCGTCGATGAACTGGAATTCCATCTGCCGATCCGCATCGGCGATCTCGTCGTCGTGACGGCGGACGTCGTCTACGTTGGGCACAGCTCTATGGAGATCGCCGTCAATGTTATCGTCGAAGATCTCGATGACGGCAGCGAGCCGCAGCTTGGCCTGTCGGCGTATTTCACAATGGTGGCGCTTGACCGCAACGCACGGCCGAAAGCCGTGCCGCCCCTGGAGCTTGATACCGAAGAGGCGCGCGTCGCTTTCGAGGAAGGAAAGCGACGCTATGAGGAGCACAAGGCGCGCAAGAAACGCAAAGTGGCAGTGCCGGCGGGAATTGTCAAGCGCGGTCAGGGGAAGTCTGAGGACAACGGGAAATAGACAAAAAAGAAGGGCAAGCCGCAAGGCGAGCCCTTCTTTTTCGGGATAGAGAAAGAATTAGATTTTCAAGCAGCAGGGAGGCACAGAAGTGTGGAAAGGGCCACCGTTGCCGCTGGCATCGAGCCGGCTGCTGGATTCCTGCTCGATACGGAAAGTATAGCATGGTAAGATTAAAGGAAAGGGGCAAGTGCAGTTAAAAAGCAATTAACAATTCCGACTGAAATAGAAGGGATTGTTAATTGCTTGACACAGTTGATATAATGATAGGACAACAGGGCAAGAAAATTGCTGAATCGTGAGGTTTTGCAGCGGGAGTTCATGCGAGAAAAAGGCGCACGCTTCTTGTTCGCAGAACCTTGGTGACTGAGCGAGAGAGGAATGAGCATCATAGATTTCAAGGTTTTGCAAAAAGAGGACAAGCCGCTGCTCGACTGTTTTTTTCGGGCGCGTTACTATGAGAATTCGCACTTCAATTTTACGAACCTCTACATGTGGCACGAACCGTACAAGATCATGTGGGTGAAGGAAGACGATGTGCTTTATATGAAGGCTGAGTGGGAGGGGAGAGAATTCGCCATGCAGCCTTTCGGCCCGGAGGAGAAGATGGCGGCTGCCGTCGGACGCTTCATCGACTACTTTAAGGCGCAGGGAAAGCCCGTACGCTTTTCGGGCGTCGAGCGCTCCTTTGCGGACATCCTTGAAAATTACGAGGGCGCGGCCTTTGCTGTCGAGTCTGACCGCAACAACTTTGACTATGTCTACCTCGCCGACGATCTGATAAAGCTGGCAGGACGCAAGTTCCATTCGAAGAAGAACCATCTGAACAGCTTCCGCAAAAATTATCCCGAGGCCGAGTATCAGCCCATTACGGATGAGATCGTCACGCAATGCAAGCTGACGATCAACAGCTGGTACAAGCAGCATGCGCAGGAAGCTCCCGACGATCCGTTCATCGCGCTTGAGCGTCAGGCGATCATCGAGGTCTTGAACAACTTCGAGGATTTTCAGCTCAAGGGCGGTGCGATCCTCATCGGACAGCGCGTCGTCGCCTTCACCTTCGGCGAGCAGCTCAACGACGACACGGCGGTCATCCATGTGGAAAAGGCAGATCCCGAAGTGCGCGGCGCGTACCCTGCGATCAATCAGGCGTTCGTTGAGCACGCGTGGTCCGATATGACGTACATCAACCGCGAGGAGGACATGGGCATCGAGGGGCTTCGACAGGCGAAGGAGTCGTACAAGCCCGTTAAGCTCATTGAGAAGTTCAATGCTTGGATGAGATGAAGAAGCACTGAAATTGTCATGACTTCTCTAAGAAAGTGTGGTGAGACCTGTGCGTTTGCGCGGCAGCTTGGCACTCTTTGTCGCCGCCTTCATCTGGGGTACGACATTTGTCGCTCAGTCCGTCGGCATGGAGGGCATCGGTCCTTTCACATATGGTGCGGCACGCTATGTCGTCGCTGTCCCCGTCGTCTTTCTCCTGTGGCTCTTTTTCGCGCCCAAAAGACGCGCGGCGAAGGCGGCGGGTACGTATCGTCCGGGCTTTAAGGCGGGCGCTCTCGTGGGCGTGATCCTCTTCCTGGGGACGACATCGCAGCAGGTGGGCATGCAGTATACGACGGTGGGAAAGACGGCGTTCATCACATGCCTTTATCTCGTCCTCGTGCCGCTTGCCGCCGTATTTTTCGGCAGCCGCATCCGTCCGCTTCATTGGGGCGGCGCGGTTTTGGCGCTCAGCGGACTTTATCTCCTCTCGATGAAGGATGGCTTTTCCCTCTCTTACGGCGATGCGATCATGGTGGGAAGTTCGCTCCTCTGGACGATGCACATCCTCTGCGTCGGCCGCTTCGCGTCCTTCGTCGATGCGGTGGAGCTTTCCCTCGCGCAGCTCTTCGTCTGCGCCTGTGCGAGTCTGGCGCTCGCTTTTCTCTTCGAGCAGCCGACCGTCGCGGGCATCGAGGGCGCGGCGACGGCGATCCTCTATGCAGGGATCATGAGCTCGGGCGTCGCCTTTACGCTGCAGATCGTCGGACAGCAGTACGCTGAGCCTGCCTTGGCGGCCGTCATCATGAGCCTTGAGTCCGTGTTCGGAGCGCTTTCGGGCGCAATCCTCCTCGGTGAGTCGATGAGCGCTGCCGAGCTTTCCGGCTGCACCTTGATGCTTGCGGGCATGCTCCTCGCGCAGCTTGCGGGAGTTCGCGGGATGAAACGTCCTCAAACAGAGGAGGAGAACGGGACGAATTAAGCATTTTCCCTCTTTTTGCAGGAATGGCGAGAAGAATGGCGAATAAAAGCAAGTGGATAATTGACAAAGAGGGATGGATCTGCGAGGCATAGAGAGGGGGAACCGCTTCCATGATGACGGATGATACGAAGATCAAGAGAGCGGTAGTCACGATAAAGATCATCGGCGTGGGCGGCGGTGGCAACAGCGTCATCGAGCGTATAGCCGAGGGAAACGAGCTTGATGTGGAGCTGATCGCGATCAATACGGATGCGAAGCAGCTTGCCTATATGGAAGAGGCGGGCATCAAGGCGCTCGCTATCGGACGAGAGCTGACGAAGGGGCTCGGCACGGGCGGCGTGGCGGATCTCGGGGAAGCAGCGGCGAAGGGCGACGAGGCAAAAATCAAGGAAGTTTTAAAGGGCGCCGACCTCGTATTTGTCACGGCGAGCATGGGCGGCGGCGCGGGCACGGGCGCGGCGCCCGTCGTCGCAAAAATTGCCAAGGACATGGGCATACTGACGGTCGGCGTCGTGACGGTGCCCTTTTCCTTTGAGGGCGCGCGCAAGAAGCGCATCGCCAATGAGGGCATCGCAAAGATGCAGGGAAATCTTGACGCCTTGATCGTCGTACATAACGACAACCTCATGAAGCTTCCCGAGAACAAGCACATGACGCTCGTCAACGCGTTCAAGGCGGCGGACGACGTCCTCCGTCAGGCGATCAACTGCATCGCGGAATTGATTCTGACGACGGGCGAGATCAATGTCGATTTCGCCGATCTCACGTCGACCTTCCGGCAGAGCCAGAGCGGCGATGCGCTCCTCGGCATCGGCGAGAGCCAGAGGAGTGCGATCGAGGCCGTGCAGAAGGCAGTGGAAAGCCCGCTCGTCGAGAAATCTCTGACGGGCGCACGCGGCTTGATCCTGAACCTCAGTGGCAGCGAGCGCATGACGCTCGACGACGTGGGCGAGGCGACGAATTACATCCGGGAAAACACGCACCCCGATGTAAATATCATTCTTGGCACGGTCATCGACTCTTCCATGGGACAGACGATCCGCGCGACGATCATCGCGACGGACTTCGTCGATGGCGTCGTCATGAAGGCGCAGCGCATGGAGGCGCCCGAAAGCAAGCTCAAGACGGAGAGCATCGCCTCCTTGGAACCGCCGTCTTTCATGAAGCAGCCGACAGAGAAGGTTCCGGCCTTCGCCTCGCGCAGCGATTTCGCTCTGCCGAAGTTCGATCCGTTCCATCCGAAGAAGTGAGCGGTGCGTCGATGCGTCAGCATCCATGCAGCTGAGAAGCTACGTTTGCTTGGAGAGGAGCGAGTTTTTATGGAGGAACGCTTTTGCCGCACGGCGATGCTCATCGGCGAGGCGGGACTTGTGCGACTCAAGGCGGCTCGTGTCGCTGTCTTTGGCATCGGCGGCGTTGGCTCGTTTGCGGCGGAGGCGCTCGCACGCGCGGGCGTAGGGCGTCTCGTGCTCATCGACAACGATGCGGTCGCCGCCTCGAATCTCAATCGTCAGCTTGCGGCGCTCTACAGCACGATCGGGCGCAGCAAGGCGGCGGTCATGAAGGCGCGCATCGAGGACATCAACCCTGCTGCTGAGGTCGAGATCATTGAGGACTTCTTCCTGCCCGAGCGGGCAGGTCTTTTTTTTCACGGGTCTTATGATTACATCGTTGATGCCATCGACACCATCGCGGGTAAGATCGGGCTCGTCATGGAGGCGAAGAAACGGACGATCCCCATCGTGAGCAGCATGGGGGCGGGCAACAAGCTCGACCCGACGAAGTTCGAGGTCGCCGACATCTATGAAACGAGCGTGTGTCCTCTGGCGCGCGTCATGCGCCGCGAGCTGAAATCGCGCGGCGTGGAATCTCTGAAGGTCGTCTATTCCAAGGAAAAGCCGCGAAAGCCGCTCTTCGCGCTGCGAGAAGAAAGCGCAGAAAAAGGCGCGCAGGCTTTTTCCAAGCAGCCGCCGGGCAGCATCTCCTTCGTGCCATCCGTCGCCGGGCTCATACTCGCGAGCGTCGTCGTGCGCGAACTTGCGGGACTGGCATTGGAATGAGTGGTCATTTCGTGTGCGTGGTATCTGCAGGCAAGTAGATGCGTAATTTGTACGGAAAATTTGCATGGATATGCAAGATATGTTATAATAGCATACGTAGTATATAATAGAATTATATCTGTAGGAGGTATGAACCATGCATTTGGGCAAACTAGGGAGAATCCTCTCAGCGGCGGCGCTCCTGATTTTTGGCACATTGCTCCTCGTCGGCTGCGGTGGCTCAGGAAGCAACAAGTTCATCAACATCGCCACGGGCGGCACGGCGGGTACGTATTACCCGATCGGCGGCGCGATGGCGGAGATCCTGAACAAGGCGATTCCCGGCATGAATGCGAGTGCGCAGTCCACGGGCGCGACGGTCGCGAACATCAACATGCTGAAGGAAGGCTCGGTCGATCTCGCCATCGTGCAGAACGACATCACCTATTATGCCGTGAACGGCACGGAGATGTTCAAGGACAAGAAGGTCGAGAACCTGCGCGGCATCGCAGCGCTCTACCCCGAGACATGCCAGATCGTCACGCTTGAGTCGACGGGCATCAAGAGCATTGCCGACCTCAAGGGCAAGCGCGTCGCCGTCGGTGCGGCGGGCAGTGGTGCGGAGGCCAATGCGCGTCAGATTCTTGAGGCGTACGGCATCACGTATGATGATATCGATGAGCAGTTCCTGTCCTTCGGCGAGGCGGCAAGCGCCCTGAAGGACGGCAACGTCGACGCGGCTTTCGTCACGGCAGGATTCCCGACGGCGGCGGTGCAGGACATCACGTCGCAGAACAAGGTGCGTCTCCTGCCGATCGAGGCGGACAAGGCGGACGCCTTGATCGCAAAGTACCCGTTCTACACGAAGACGAAGATTCCGGCGGGTACCTATGCGGGCTTCGATGAAGAAGTCCCGGGAATCTCCGTCATGGCGATGCTCGTTGCGACGGACAAGGTGGACGAGAAGCTCGGCTACGACATCACGAAGGCGCTTTTCGACAATATCGAGAAGCTGCAGGCGGCGCATTCGGCGGCGAAGCAGATTACGAAGGAGAGCGCGAAGGACGGCATGTCCATTGAGTTGAATGCCGGCGCAGAGCGCTACTACAAGGAATAAATGAAGAAGCGGCTGGGTGTGAGGCTCTTCTTTGCGGCTCTCGTGCTCGCGGCGCTTGCAGATTTCTTGGCACGCCCCCTGCTCGTCGTGGAAAGCGAGCAGGGGGCGCTCCTTTATGCGGAAAAAGCGTACGCGGGGATGCCTGTCGTGATTCGCTTCATCCATTCGGTGCAGAAGACGCCCGTGGAGGAAGACCTGCGCGTGGATGACGAAGTTTCGGGCTTCGTGCTCGACAAGACGCGCTACCAATCGTTCGGCGTGGGGCTGCCGTTCCTCGCGAGCGAGGGCGAGTTCCGCGCGGAAGGCGACTTTTTCGTCATGGACGGCATGGAGCGCCGCTTCCCGCGTCTTTCTCTGCGCACGGGGGTGGGAACGGAATTGACGCTCGTGCTCGACGGCACGGAGGAGAAGCTTTTTGAAAAGCTTCCGGCAGGAAGCCGCGTCGACCTCACAGTCATCGCCCCGTGGCGCTGGGGCATGGAGAAGCTCTTCGGCAAGGAGCTTGGAGCCGCTGCTGCGGCAGGAAAGGAATGATGTTCATCATGCCGGACAAGAAGCATGAGGAACTTGCAAAAGAAGTTCTGAAAAAATACGATAAGGAATCCGACGTCATCGAGCACAAGGGATTCATGGCGAAGGTCGTGGCGGTTCTCGCCATCGCGTTTTCCCTCTTTCAAATCTATACGGCGGTCTTCGGCGTGCTCGATGCGCAGCTGCAGCGTGCCGTTCATCTGGGCTTCGGCCTGACGCTCGTCTATCTGCTCTTCCCCATGCGGCAGGGCTGGTCGCGCGAGAAGGTGCATGCCGTCGATGTCGTCCTCGCCATCTTGGGTGCGGGCGCTCCCGCCTACATCATCTTCGCCTATCGAAGCCTCGTGATGCGTGCGGGAACGGTCAATTCGCTTGATCTCGTCGTAGGTCTCATCGGCATCGTGCTCGTCATCGAGGCGACGCGCCGCGTCGTCGGCATGCCGATGGTCTGCGTCGTGCTCTTTTTCCTCGCCTATGCATTCGCAGGGCCGTACCTTCCGGGCGTTCTCGCACATCGCGGACTGAATCTCGACCAGCTCGTCTCGCATCTCTTCTTCACGACGGAGGGCGTGTTCGGCATACCGCTCGGCGTGTCCTCGACCTTCATTTTCCTTTTCATCCTTTTCGGTGCCTACCTGGAGTCGACGGGGCTCGGCAAGTTCTTCATCGACCTTGCGAATGCCGTGGCGGGCTGGGCGCGCGGCGGCCCGGCGAAGGTCGCCGTGCTTTCGAGCGGCCTCATGGGTACAGTCTCGGGCAGCTCGGTCGCCAACGTCGCGGGCACGGGAGCCTTCACGATTCCCATGATGAAGAAGCTTGGCTATGAGCGCAACTTCGCGGGCGCGGTCGAAGCGGCGGCTTCGACGGGCGGACAGCTCATGCCGCCTGTCATGGGAGCGGCGGCGTTCCTCATGGCGGAGTTCGTCGGCGTGCCGTACTTCGACGTCGTCAAAGCGGCGACGATTCCTGCACTCCTCTACTTCCTCGGCATCTGGCTCGGCGTCCACTTTGAGGCGCGCCGCAGCAATCTCAAGGGCGTGCCGCGAAGCGAACTGCCCAAGCCGTGGGAGATTCTGAAGGAGCGTGGCCATCTCGCGATTCCTCTCATCGTCATCATCTATCTGCTCGTCTCGGGCTTCACGCCGATGCGTGCGGCTCTGTGGGCGATCGTGCTC of the Selenomonas sputigena genome contains:
- a CDS encoding acyl-CoA thioesterase is translated as MKHFSMQESRIVISEVMMPSQANPNGNVHGGEIMKLMDSAAYAAARRYARSNVVTARVDELEFHLPIRIGDLVVVTADVVYVGHSSMEIAVNVIVEDLDDGSEPQLGLSAYFTMVALDRNARPKAVPPLELDTEEARVAFEEGKRRYEEHKARKKRKVAVPAGIVKRGQGKSEDNGK
- a CDS encoding DUF2156 domain-containing protein, coding for MSIIDFKVLQKEDKPLLDCFFRARYYENSHFNFTNLYMWHEPYKIMWVKEDDVLYMKAEWEGREFAMQPFGPEEKMAAAVGRFIDYFKAQGKPVRFSGVERSFADILENYEGAAFAVESDRNNFDYVYLADDLIKLAGRKFHSKKNHLNSFRKNYPEAEYQPITDEIVTQCKLTINSWYKQHAQEAPDDPFIALERQAIIEVLNNFEDFQLKGGAILIGQRVVAFTFGEQLNDDTAVIHVEKADPEVRGAYPAINQAFVEHAWSDMTYINREEDMGIEGLRQAKESYKPVKLIEKFNAWMR
- a CDS encoding DMT family transporter, coding for MRPVRLRGSLALFVAAFIWGTTFVAQSVGMEGIGPFTYGAARYVVAVPVVFLLWLFFAPKRRAAKAAGTYRPGFKAGALVGVILFLGTTSQQVGMQYTTVGKTAFITCLYLVLVPLAAVFFGSRIRPLHWGGAVLALSGLYLLSMKDGFSLSYGDAIMVGSSLLWTMHILCVGRFASFVDAVELSLAQLFVCACASLALAFLFEQPTVAGIEGAATAILYAGIMSSGVAFTLQIVGQQYAEPALAAVIMSLESVFGALSGAILLGESMSAAELSGCTLMLAGMLLAQLAGVRGMKRPQTEEENGTN
- the ftsZ gene encoding cell division protein FtsZ; its protein translation is MMTDDTKIKRAVVTIKIIGVGGGGNSVIERIAEGNELDVELIAINTDAKQLAYMEEAGIKALAIGRELTKGLGTGGVADLGEAAAKGDEAKIKEVLKGADLVFVTASMGGGAGTGAAPVVAKIAKDMGILTVGVVTVPFSFEGARKKRIANEGIAKMQGNLDALIVVHNDNLMKLPENKHMTLVNAFKAADDVLRQAINCIAELILTTGEINVDFADLTSTFRQSQSGDALLGIGESQRSAIEAVQKAVESPLVEKSLTGARGLILNLSGSERMTLDDVGEATNYIRENTHPDVNIILGTVIDSSMGQTIRATIIATDFVDGVVMKAQRMEAPESKLKTESIASLEPPSFMKQPTEKVPAFASRSDFALPKFDPFHPKK
- a CDS encoding tRNA threonylcarbamoyladenosine dehydratase — its product is MEERFCRTAMLIGEAGLVRLKAARVAVFGIGGVGSFAAEALARAGVGRLVLIDNDAVAASNLNRQLAALYSTIGRSKAAVMKARIEDINPAAEVEIIEDFFLPERAGLFFHGSYDYIVDAIDTIAGKIGLVMEAKKRTIPIVSSMGAGNKLDPTKFEVADIYETSVCPLARVMRRELKSRGVESLKVVYSKEKPRKPLFALREESAEKGAQAFSKQPPGSISFVPSVAGLILASVVVRELAGLALE
- a CDS encoding TAXI family TRAP transporter solute-binding subunit; translation: MHLGKLGRILSAAALLIFGTLLLVGCGGSGSNKFINIATGGTAGTYYPIGGAMAEILNKAIPGMNASAQSTGATVANINMLKEGSVDLAIVQNDITYYAVNGTEMFKDKKVENLRGIAALYPETCQIVTLESTGIKSIADLKGKRVAVGAAGSGAEANARQILEAYGITYDDIDEQFLSFGEAASALKDGNVDAAFVTAGFPTAAVQDITSQNKVRLLPIEADKADALIAKYPFYTKTKIPAGTYAGFDEEVPGISVMAMLVATDKVDEKLGYDITKALFDNIEKLQAAHSAAKQITKESAKDGMSIELNAGAERYYKE
- a CDS encoding DUF1850 domain-containing protein — protein: MKKRLGVRLFFAALVLAALADFLARPLLVVESEQGALLYAEKAYAGMPVVIRFIHSVQKTPVEEDLRVDDEVSGFVLDKTRYQSFGVGLPFLASEGEFRAEGDFFVMDGMERRFPRLSLRTGVGTELTLVLDGTEEKLFEKLPAGSRVDLTVIAPWRWGMEKLFGKELGAAAAAGKE
- a CDS encoding TRAP transporter permease, producing MMFIMPDKKHEELAKEVLKKYDKESDVIEHKGFMAKVVAVLAIAFSLFQIYTAVFGVLDAQLQRAVHLGFGLTLVYLLFPMRQGWSREKVHAVDVVLAILGAGAPAYIIFAYRSLVMRAGTVNSLDLVVGLIGIVLVIEATRRVVGMPMVCVVLFFLAYAFAGPYLPGVLAHRGLNLDQLVSHLFFTTEGVFGIPLGVSSTFIFLFILFGAYLESTGLGKFFIDLANAVAGWARGGPAKVAVLSSGLMGTVSGSSVANVAGTGAFTIPMMKKLGYERNFAGAVEAAASTGGQLMPPVMGAAAFLMAEFVGVPYFDVVKAATIPALLYFLGIWLGVHFEARRSNLKGVPRSELPKPWEILKERGHLAIPLIVIIYLLVSGFTPMRAALWAIVLAIAASSLRKSTRMKPVEIVRGLENGARNVLGVLVACASAGIIIGVVTKTGVGLKLASALLDLSGGMLLPTMFFTMITSIILGMGVPTTANYVITSTIAAPALVQMGVPVLAAHMFVFYFGIIADVTPPVALAAFAGSAISGGKPLKTGINASKLAIAAFIIPYIFVLSPVVLMIDATPISLITVLVTSVIGMVGLSASMIGCLVKPLNGLERVMLFVGGLLMIQPGLVTDLVGFLLLASVLFFQQRRSKAEASSLG